In Campylobacter suis, the following proteins share a genomic window:
- a CDS encoding HrcA family transcriptional regulator produces MSKLSKRDLILNSIIKAYLDENAPIGSSELGSRMDVSMPASTIRVYFKKLSDEGAITQLHISGGRIPTVNAMRHYWADVFGDIDFNQELLDINDEMMLKILSDKHEVYTMVYAQFEQNLIEILNVKNRFLVLNFTKDEIVLKYDTRVEKFLQNIGEVSLDKLELICSQVGLSELRSKIRELKRAKILFQENEIFAYKMFEDERFKMILEPSFATHMSDGLNFDPIFESQYLGLKLRVKFSGETSTMICAGSVYNDYIKLLKQIREAA; encoded by the coding sequence ATGAGCAAACTTAGCAAGCGCGACTTGATACTAAATTCCATCATAAAAGCCTATCTTGATGAAAATGCACCGATAGGCTCAAGTGAGCTTGGCTCTCGTATGGATGTTTCTATGCCAGCCTCAACGATAAGGGTTTATTTTAAAAAACTATCAGATGAGGGAGCGATAACGCAGCTTCATATCAGTGGTGGCAGGATCCCTACTGTAAATGCCATGAGACACTACTGGGCTGATGTTTTTGGCGATATTGATTTTAACCAAGAGTTACTTGATATAAATGATGAAATGATGCTTAAAATTTTAAGCGACAAACATGAAGTTTATACTATGGTATATGCCCAATTTGAGCAAAATTTAATTGAAATTTTAAATGTCAAAAATCGCTTTTTGGTGTTAAATTTTACAAAAGATGAGATAGTTTTAAAGTATGACACAAGAGTTGAAAAATTTTTACAAAATATCGGTGAAGTTAGCTTAGACAAGCTTGAGCTTATCTGCTCTCAAGTTGGTTTAAGCGAACTGCGAAGTAAGATCAGGGAGCTTAAAAGGGCTAAAATTTTATTTCAAGAAAATGAGATTTTTGCCTATAAAATGTTTGAGGACGAGCGCTTTAAGATGATACTTGAGCCAAGTTTTGCCACGCACATGAGTGATGGTCTAAACTTTGATCCGATATTTGAAAGTCAATATTTAGGATTAAAGCTAAGGGTAAAATTTAGTGGAGAGACATCTACTATGATATGCGCTGGAAGTGTCTATAATGACTACATAAAACTACTAAAACAGATAAGGGAGGCAGCGTGA
- the grpE gene encoding nucleotide exchange factor GrpE — MSEETKEQASTEQEQVLSENISFDGLDADNVKIIELEKQVAELTDKFYRANADFENMRKRVEKEKADVASYANEKFARDLLPVIDALEMGAGFEADDEFSKKIKEGIELSLSEFKKALEKHGVTAIETDCEFDPNVHNAIMRVDSEAHESGRIVQVMQKGYLINGRVLRPAMVSIAN, encoded by the coding sequence GTGAGCGAGGAGACAAAAGAGCAAGCTAGCACTGAGCAAGAGCAAGTTTTAAGTGAAAACATCAGTTTTGACGGACTTGATGCTGATAATGTTAAGATTATTGAGCTTGAAAAGCAAGTGGCAGAGCTAACGGATAAATTTTACCGTGCAAATGCAGACTTTGAGAACATGCGAAAGCGTGTAGAAAAAGAGAAAGCTGATGTGGCAAGCTATGCAAATGAGAAATTCGCACGCGACCTTTTGCCTGTCATAGACGCACTTGAGATGGGCGCTGGGTTTGAAGCTGACGATGAGTTTTCTAAAAAGATAAAAGAGGGTATCGAGCTAAGCTTAAGTGAGTTTAAAAAAGCCCTTGAAAAGCATGGGGTAACGGCTATTGAGACAGACTGTGAGTTTGACCCAAATGTCCATAATGCCATTATGCGAGTTGATAGTGAAGCTCATGAAAGTGGTCGCATAGTGCAGGTCATGCAAAAAGGGTATTTGATAAATGGCAGGGTTTTACGCCCAGCGATGGTTAGTATAGCAAATTAA
- the fliL gene encoding flagellar basal body-associated protein FliL: MAEEVVEESKKKGGKSLLIIIIIAVLVLLLVVGGLIAFLLMGDDEVPPTDPAVQQAQPMATQKAPAAQPGKRSADFMNMGPVYPLDQFIVNLLSENGSRFLKTKIDLEQSIESMTPELDKKKALLRDIIIRTLSSKTYEEISTTKGKDRLKDEIVSRINEVLSDGYIKNLFFTDFVIQ; the protein is encoded by the coding sequence ATGGCAGAAGAAGTTGTAGAAGAGAGCAAGAAAAAGGGCGGTAAGAGTCTGCTTATCATTATTATCATTGCAGTTTTGGTGCTTTTACTTGTGGTTGGTGGTCTGATAGCATTTTTGCTTATGGGCGATGATGAAGTTCCTCCAACAGATCCAGCAGTTCAGCAGGCACAGCCGATGGCTACACAAAAGGCACCAGCCGCACAGCCTGGCAAGAGAAGCGCTGACTTTATGAATATGGGACCAGTCTATCCGCTTGATCAATTTATTGTAAATTTACTAAGCGAAAATGGTTCAAGATTTTTAAAAACCAAGATAGATTTGGAGCAAAGTATCGAGTCAATGACGCCAGAGCTTGATAAAAAAAAGGCGCTTTTGCGTGATATCATCATCCGTACTCTTTCATCAAAAACATATGAAGAGATAAGCACTACAAAAGGTAAGGACAGACTAAAAGACGAGATAGTCTCTCGGATAAATGAAGTTCTTAGTGATGGATATATCAAAAACCTTTTCTTTACCGATTTTGTTATACAATGA
- the acpS gene encoding holo-ACP synthase: MIGIDIVSIDRISRLKKRFGSEFLRRFLSQKEIGIIKSDASLAGFWAAKEAASKALGVGISAECSFFDIEISKNERGAPILNFSDRIMQNFNISSTSLSITHDGGFALAAVMLKQKE, translated from the coding sequence ATGATAGGTATTGACATCGTTAGTATAGATAGAATTTCTAGGCTTAAAAAGCGTTTTGGATCAGAGTTTTTAAGGCGTTTTTTAAGCCAAAAAGAGATAGGTATTATAAAGAGTGATGCTAGTTTGGCTGGCTTTTGGGCAGCAAAGGAGGCGGCAAGCAAAGCTCTTGGTGTCGGCATATCTGCTGAATGTAGTTTTTTTGATATAGAAATTTCTAAAAATGAGCGTGGTGCTCCGATATTAAATTTCTCAGATAGAATAATGCAAAATTTTAACATCTCATCAACAAGTTTAAGCATCACGCACGATGGTGGTTTTGCTCTAGCGGCTGTAATGCTAAAGCAAAAAGAGTAA
- a CDS encoding helix-turn-helix domain-containing protein codes for MIETNDIFNLLHNAIESKNLGKKISQSDMAKYLGISMRTYQDWRLGTSKPQAAVAVCRLLCELDEDEILFVVNKFKKLIKG; via the coding sequence ATGATTGAAACAAATGATATTTTTAACCTACTTCATAATGCTATCGAGTCTAAAAATTTGGGTAAAAAAATTTCTCAAAGCGATATGGCTAAATACCTTGGTATATCGATGCGTACATATCAGGACTGGCGGCTAGGAACTTCAAAGCCACAAGCGGCTGTTGCTGTTTGTCGTTTGCTTTGTGAGCTAGATGAAGATGAGATATTGTTTGTTGTAAATAAATTTAAAAAGTTGATAAAAGGATAA
- the dnaK gene encoding molecular chaperone DnaK: MAKVIGIDLGTTNSCVSVYERGESKVIPNKEGKNTTPSVVAFTDKGDVLVGDVAKRQAVTNPEKTIYSIKRIMGLMSNEEAAKEAKERLPYHVVDRNGACAIEISGKVYTPQEISAKVLIKLKEDAEAYLGESVTDAVITVPAYFNDSQRKATKEAGTIAGLNVLRIINEPTAAALAYGLDKKEAEKILVYDLGGGTFDVTVLETGDNVVEVLATGGNAFLGGDDFDNLVIDWLASEFKSETGIDLKGDVMASQRLKEAAENAKKELSSAQESNINLPFITADATGPKHLVKTLTRAKFEGMIDALVAQTIAKINEVVKDAGLSKSEVKEVVMVGGSTRVPLVQEEVKKAFGKELNKSVNPDEVVAIGAAIQGAVIKGDVKDVLLLDVTPLSLGIETLGGVMTKIIEKGTTIPVKKNQTFSTAEDNQNAVTIHVIQGEREFARDNKSLGQFNLEGIPAAPRGVPQIEVEFDIDANGILTVSAKDKATGKAQNITISGSSGLSDDEINKMVKEAELHKEEDAKRKESVEARNQADALVHQTQKSMDELGEKVPAEDRANIEAALNELKEVLKDESASKEQIDAKVKALSEASHKLAEAMYKKDENVGAGAKKKDDDVIDAEVE, encoded by the coding sequence ATGGCAAAAGTTATAGGAATTGACTTAGGAACGACTAACTCTTGTGTTAGCGTTTATGAGCGTGGCGAGAGTAAGGTTATCCCAAACAAAGAGGGTAAAAACACAACTCCTTCTGTTGTGGCTTTCACTGACAAGGGCGATGTTTTAGTTGGCGATGTGGCTAAGCGTCAAGCGGTTACAAACCCTGAAAAGACGATCTATTCTATCAAGCGTATTATGGGTTTGATGAGTAACGAAGAGGCAGCAAAAGAGGCAAAGGAGCGTTTGCCGTATCATGTGGTAGATAGAAATGGTGCGTGTGCAATTGAGATTTCAGGTAAAGTTTATACTCCACAAGAAATTTCAGCAAAAGTGCTAATTAAACTAAAAGAAGACGCAGAAGCTTATCTTGGCGAGAGCGTTACAGATGCTGTTATTACGGTGCCTGCGTATTTTAACGATAGCCAAAGAAAGGCTACAAAAGAGGCTGGAACGATAGCAGGACTAAATGTCCTTCGTATCATCAACGAACCAACAGCTGCGGCACTTGCTTATGGTCTTGACAAAAAAGAGGCTGAGAAAATTTTAGTTTATGATTTAGGTGGCGGTACATTTGACGTTACTGTGCTTGAAACTGGCGATAATGTTGTTGAAGTTTTGGCAACTGGCGGTAATGCGTTTTTAGGTGGCGATGACTTTGATAACCTTGTTATTGACTGGCTTGCAAGTGAGTTTAAAAGCGAAACTGGTATCGATTTAAAAGGCGATGTTATGGCATCTCAGCGTTTAAAAGAGGCTGCTGAAAATGCTAAAAAAGAGCTAAGTTCAGCTCAAGAAAGCAACATAAACTTGCCATTTATCACAGCTGATGCAACAGGGCCAAAACACCTTGTAAAAACGCTAACTCGTGCGAAATTTGAAGGCATGATTGACGCTTTGGTGGCTCAAACTATCGCAAAAATAAATGAAGTTGTAAAAGATGCTGGATTAAGCAAGAGCGAAGTAAAAGAAGTAGTTATGGTCGGTGGTTCTACTCGTGTGCCACTGGTTCAAGAAGAGGTTAAAAAAGCGTTTGGCAAAGAGCTAAATAAAAGCGTAAATCCAGATGAAGTTGTGGCTATTGGTGCTGCTATTCAGGGTGCGGTTATTAAGGGCGATGTTAAAGATGTATTGCTTCTTGATGTTACTCCGCTAAGTCTTGGTATCGAAACTTTGGGCGGTGTGATGACAAAGATCATTGAAAAAGGCACAACTATACCAGTTAAGAAAAATCAAACCTTCTCAACTGCTGAAGATAATCAAAATGCGGTAACTATCCATGTTATACAAGGAGAGCGTGAGTTTGCAAGAGATAACAAATCGCTAGGTCAGTTTAACCTAGAAGGTATCCCAGCAGCTCCTCGCGGTGTGCCTCAGATAGAAGTTGAGTTTGACATCGATGCAAACGGAATTTTGACAGTTTCAGCAAAAGACAAAGCAACTGGTAAAGCTCAAAATATCACTATTTCAGGCTCAAGCGGTCTAAGTGATGATGAGATAAATAAGATGGTAAAAGAGGCTGAGCTTCACAAAGAAGAGGACGCTAAGCGTAAAGAATCAGTCGAGGCTAGAAACCAAGCTGACGCACTTGTTCATCAAACACAAAAGAGCATGGACGAGCTAGGCGAGAAAGTCCCAGCTGAGGATCGTGCAAATATCGAAGCAGCACTAAATGAGCTAAAAGAGGTGCTAAAAGACGAAAGTGCTAGCAAAGAGCAAATAGACGCAAAGGTTAAAGCTCTAAGTGAAGCAAGTCATAAACTAGCTGAAGCGATGTATAAAAAAGATGAGAATGTTGGAGCTGGTGCAAAGAAAAAAGATGACGATGTTATCGACGCAGAAGTCGAGTAA